A region from the Melioribacter roseus P3M-2 genome encodes:
- a CDS encoding RNA-binding protein: MNTDELLKKFENVNYHFPFKDMSILFFENLLLRAELSALRKYCVRQFLGLNGADDLLKIDENKKSELDQEYKVIDEYFDEIFQDLFADFVAKYGKVEDKTND; the protein is encoded by the coding sequence ATGAACACCGATGAGCTTCTCAAAAAATTTGAAAATGTTAATTATCATTTTCCATTCAAAGATATGAGTATTTTATTCTTTGAAAATCTACTATTGAGGGCTGAGTTGTCGGCACTCCGTAAATATTGTGTCCGTCAATTTTTAGGATTAAATGGCGCAGATGATTTGTTAAAAATTGACGAAAATAAAAAATCAGAACTCGATCAAGAGTACAAAGTAATCGACGAATATTTTGACGAAATATTCCAAGATCTTTTTGCGGATTTTGTTGCGAAATATGGGAAAGTAGAAGATAAAACGAACGATTAG